In one window of Streptomyces roseofulvus DNA:
- a CDS encoding LacI family DNA-binding transcriptional regulator, producing MAANRRPTLADVAREVGVSAKTVSRVLNEDGPSSPETRERVLAAVAKLGFQPNLMARNIRVGGPDTTVGLVVPDLGNPFFGTVAGAIEDVVRARGLTLLMGSSAEDADRERALIQTFLARRVSMLMVVPAFGADHSHLKAPRAAGLPVVFLDRPGVGLSADCVVSSNRTGVHEGVSHLIARGHRRIGFIGDLPANLYTRRERLAGYRSALAEAGLPYDRALVSGAHTQEEAAAETTALLARPQPPTALIAANNIMALGVVAQLTRAGRKDVALVAFDDLPLAEVLEPALTVVAQDPAAIGETAARTALARLDGDRTRARTHMVPTRLVVRGSSDLPHHAGDLGRHTGG from the coding sequence ATGGCCGCGAACCGCCGCCCCACACTGGCCGATGTCGCCAGGGAAGTGGGCGTCAGCGCCAAGACGGTGTCCCGGGTCCTCAACGAGGACGGTCCGAGCTCGCCCGAGACCCGCGAGCGGGTGCTCGCCGCGGTCGCGAAGCTCGGATTCCAGCCCAACCTGATGGCCCGCAACATCCGTGTCGGGGGCCCGGACACCACCGTCGGCCTGGTCGTGCCCGACCTCGGCAACCCGTTCTTCGGGACCGTGGCCGGTGCCATCGAGGACGTCGTTCGAGCCCGCGGGCTCACCCTGCTCATGGGGTCGTCGGCCGAAGACGCGGACCGCGAACGGGCGTTGATCCAGACGTTCCTCGCCCGGCGCGTCAGCATGCTGATGGTCGTCCCGGCGTTCGGCGCCGACCACAGCCACCTCAAGGCGCCCCGCGCGGCCGGCCTTCCGGTGGTGTTCCTCGACCGCCCGGGCGTCGGACTGTCCGCCGACTGCGTGGTCAGCTCCAACCGTACGGGCGTCCACGAGGGCGTCTCCCACCTCATCGCCCGCGGCCACCGCCGTATCGGATTCATCGGAGACCTCCCCGCCAACCTCTACACCCGGCGGGAACGCCTCGCCGGCTACCGCTCGGCGCTCGCCGAGGCCGGACTGCCCTACGACCGGGCCCTGGTGAGCGGCGCCCACACCCAGGAGGAGGCCGCCGCCGAGACCACCGCCCTCCTCGCCCGGCCGCAGCCCCCCACCGCCCTGATCGCGGCGAACAACATCATGGCCCTCGGGGTCGTCGCGCAGCTCACCCGCGCGGGCCGCAAGGACGTCGCCCTGGTCGCCTTCGACGACCTGCCGCTCGCCGAGGTCCTCGAACCCGCCCTGACCGTCGTGGCCCAGGACCCGGCTGCCATCGGCGAGACCGCGGCCCGCACCGCCCTGGCCCGCCTGGACGGCGACCGGACCCGCGCCCGCACCCACATGGTCCCCACCCGGCTGGTGGTCAGGGGTTCGAGCGACCTGCCCCACCACGCCGGCGACCTGGGGCGGCACACCGGAGGCTGA
- a CDS encoding ABC transporter permease: MTATTLPYDQLKGPSTVRRLLATPTTGPLVALLLACVFFSLTTDQFLSGGNFSLIVQQVMVVGTLAIGQTLIILTAGIDLSCGAVMAFGSIVIAKTAAEGGLPPLVAIALGLAVCAGFGLVNGLLVQLIPLPPFIVTLGMLNVAFALTHIYSAEQTVTDLPGPLTALGETFPLGNTDITYGSLVTIALFLLFAYALSGTAWGRHVYALGNSPEAARLNGIRTSRLTVGLYTLAGLVYGIAALLLISRTGVGDPQAGQTDNLDSITAVVLGGTSLFGGRGAVLGTFIGVLIVGVFRNGLQLMGVASIYQTLITGVLVILAVTVDQISRRKAR; this comes from the coding sequence ATGACTGCCACAACCCTGCCCTACGACCAGCTGAAAGGACCGAGCACGGTCCGCCGGCTGCTCGCCACCCCCACCACGGGCCCGCTCGTCGCCCTCCTGCTGGCCTGCGTCTTCTTCTCCCTGACGACCGACCAGTTCCTCTCCGGTGGCAACTTCTCGCTGATCGTCCAGCAGGTCATGGTCGTGGGCACGCTGGCCATCGGCCAGACCCTGATCATCCTCACCGCCGGCATCGACCTCTCGTGCGGCGCCGTCATGGCGTTCGGCAGCATCGTCATCGCCAAGACGGCCGCCGAGGGCGGCCTGCCCCCGCTGGTGGCGATCGCGCTCGGCCTGGCCGTCTGCGCGGGCTTCGGACTGGTCAACGGCCTGCTCGTGCAGCTGATCCCGCTCCCGCCGTTCATCGTCACCCTCGGCATGCTCAACGTGGCGTTCGCCCTGACCCACATCTACTCGGCCGAGCAGACGGTCACCGACCTCCCCGGGCCGCTGACCGCCCTCGGCGAGACCTTCCCGCTCGGCAACACCGACATCACCTACGGCTCGCTCGTCACGATCGCCCTCTTCCTGCTCTTCGCCTACGCCCTCAGCGGCACCGCCTGGGGCCGGCACGTCTACGCGCTCGGGAACAGCCCCGAGGCCGCCCGCCTCAACGGCATCCGCACCTCCCGGCTGACCGTCGGCCTCTACACCCTGGCCGGACTCGTCTACGGAATCGCCGCACTGCTCCTGATCTCCCGCACCGGCGTCGGCGACCCGCAGGCCGGACAGACCGACAACCTGGACAGCATCACCGCCGTCGTCCTCGGCGGCACCAGCCTCTTCGGCGGCCGCGGCGCCGTCCTCGGCACCTTCATCGGCGTCCTCATCGTCGGTGTGTTCCGCAACGGCCTCCAGCTGATGGGTGTCGCCTCCATCTACCAGACCCTGATCACCGGCGTGCTGGTGATCCTGGCCGTCACCGTCGACCAGATCTCCCGGAGGAAGGCACGATGA
- a CDS encoding helix-turn-helix domain-containing protein — translation MGEHEELGGDVFAADCRARVAFEVLANRWDSVVVFVLGENGPMRPRALLDRIGGIGPKVLNDALRRLEYNGLVERRRYSEAPPRVDYTLTEAGFALLVPIRAMGTWAARYADTVLASQDRVAARRALPVD, via the coding sequence ATGGGAGAGCACGAGGAGCTGGGGGGCGACGTGTTCGCGGCGGACTGCCGGGCCCGCGTCGCCTTCGAAGTGCTGGCGAACCGGTGGGACAGCGTCGTGGTGTTCGTCCTCGGCGAGAACGGTCCGATGCGCCCACGCGCCCTGCTGGACCGGATCGGCGGCATCGGCCCCAAGGTGCTCAACGACGCCCTGCGACGGCTGGAGTACAACGGCCTGGTGGAGCGACGCCGGTACTCCGAAGCGCCGCCCCGCGTCGACTACACCCTCACCGAGGCCGGCTTCGCCCTGCTGGTGCCCATCCGCGCGATGGGCACCTGGGCCGCCCGGTACGCGGACACGGTCCTGGCCTCCCAGGACCGTGTCGCCGCCCGCCGGGCCCTCCCGGTGGACTGA
- a CDS encoding NADPH-dependent F420 reductase — protein MRIWILGTGSMATALGGAWVRAGHQVLVGGRDTRAAAATAARIGATGHGSLAEAAAHGEAVLMALPADAAPRSAQELAPLLAGRTLLDCTVPMAPGPYGPSLTTAGGTDSVAIRIATAAPDAHVAKVFGICHESIWTLPQPSFEGAPLAVPFCADSAAATDLTTRLITSMGCTPLPCGGLSRAALLEATAVLAIGVWWSGGEARHAFPAPALAPGAVDDEP, from the coding sequence ATGCGCATCTGGATTCTCGGCACGGGATCCATGGCGACGGCCCTGGGCGGCGCCTGGGTACGGGCCGGGCACCAGGTCCTGGTCGGCGGCAGGGACACGCGGGCCGCGGCGGCGACAGCGGCCCGGATCGGAGCCACCGGACACGGCAGCCTCGCCGAGGCGGCGGCACACGGCGAGGCCGTCCTGATGGCACTGCCGGCGGACGCCGCGCCTCGGTCGGCCCAGGAACTCGCCCCGCTCCTGGCCGGACGGACGCTGCTGGACTGCACGGTACCCATGGCGCCCGGCCCGTACGGGCCCTCGCTGACCACCGCCGGAGGCACCGACTCCGTCGCCATCCGCATCGCCACCGCCGCACCGGACGCCCATGTCGCCAAGGTCTTCGGCATCTGCCACGAGAGCATCTGGACCCTCCCGCAGCCCTCGTTCGAAGGCGCGCCGCTCGCCGTGCCGTTCTGCGCCGACTCCGCTGCCGCGACCGACCTGACGACGCGGCTCATCACCTCCATGGGCTGCACCCCCCTGCCCTGCGGCGGACTGTCCCGCGCCGCTCTGCTGGAGGCGACCGCGGTCCTCGCCATCGGCGTGTGGTGGTCCGGCGGCGAGGCACGCCATGCCTTCCCCGCTCCCGCGCTGGCCCCCGGCGCGGTCGACGACGAACCCTGA
- a CDS encoding ATP-binding cassette domain-containing protein, whose translation MSTADVTPVLQARGLVKRYGHVTAIDGADFDLLPGEVLAVIGDNGAGKTSLIKALTGALTPDAGEIRLHGEPIRFTGPQSARQHGIETVYQDLAVAASMDIASNMFLGRELRRPGFLGSTLRMLDKKRMRQEAAAHMADLKIGLRSLTQPVETLSGGQRQAVAVARSVAWARSVVVMDEPTAALGVRESGQVLDLIRRVRDKGMPVVLISHNMPHVFEIADRIHIHRLGRREALIKPSDHSMAEVVAIMTGALRVSDDGGTVVADADAAQAAGVSAH comes from the coding sequence ATGAGCACCGCCGACGTCACCCCCGTGCTCCAGGCCCGCGGCCTGGTCAAGCGGTACGGCCATGTCACCGCCATCGACGGCGCCGACTTCGACCTGCTGCCCGGCGAGGTCCTCGCCGTCATCGGCGACAACGGCGCCGGCAAGACGAGCCTGATCAAGGCCCTCACCGGCGCGCTCACCCCCGACGCGGGCGAGATCCGGCTCCACGGCGAACCCATCCGGTTCACCGGACCGCAGAGCGCCCGGCAGCACGGCATCGAGACCGTCTACCAGGACCTGGCCGTCGCCGCCTCCATGGACATCGCCTCCAACATGTTCCTCGGCCGCGAGCTGCGCCGGCCCGGCTTCCTCGGCAGCACGCTGCGCATGCTCGACAAGAAGCGCATGCGGCAGGAGGCGGCGGCCCACATGGCCGACCTCAAGATCGGACTGCGGTCGCTGACGCAGCCCGTGGAGACGCTCTCCGGCGGCCAGCGCCAGGCCGTGGCGGTCGCGCGGTCGGTGGCCTGGGCGAGGAGCGTCGTCGTGATGGACGAGCCCACCGCCGCGCTCGGCGTCAGGGAGTCGGGGCAGGTCCTCGACCTGATCCGCCGCGTCCGCGACAAGGGCATGCCGGTGGTCCTGATCAGCCACAACATGCCGCACGTCTTCGAGATCGCCGACCGCATCCACATCCACCGGCTCGGCCGCCGGGAGGCGCTGATCAAGCCGTCCGACCACTCCATGGCGGAGGTCGTCGCCATCATGACCGGGGCGCTCAGGGTGAGCGACGATGGAGGTACGGTCGTTGCCGACGCGGACGCCGCCCAGGCAGCGGGCGTGTCCGCCCACTGA
- a CDS encoding carbohydrate kinase, whose translation MRLPLVTVLGECVADAFTAPATAPGELALRVLPGGGPANTAVALARLGTPARFLARLSDDVFGRLFRGHLESSGVDLSAAVRATEPSTLAVAELDAQGRAEYSFHARGTADWQWTADELAVTDLATTACLHSGSLALVRDPGGPVVEDFLARASATATISLDPNVRPLLVAPEVYRARLPRWCALADILRLSEDDLGLLLPGCTIERACDVWHAAGVPLVVVTRGKHGAVASLHGERIVVPAPPADVVDTVGAGDSFTAGLLHHLGARGLLGGRLTGLRVDDVFDACVFAAHVAALTCGAVGPNPPWAEELRLPAPMAGRAAR comes from the coding sequence ATGCGCCTGCCCCTCGTCACCGTCCTCGGCGAATGCGTCGCCGACGCGTTCACCGCCCCCGCGACCGCGCCGGGCGAGCTCGCCCTGCGGGTCCTGCCGGGCGGCGGCCCGGCGAACACGGCCGTGGCGCTCGCGCGGCTCGGCACGCCCGCCCGCTTCCTGGCGCGGCTGTCCGACGACGTCTTCGGCCGGCTGTTCCGCGGCCACCTGGAGAGCTCGGGCGTCGACCTCTCGGCCGCCGTACGCGCGACCGAGCCCAGCACACTGGCCGTCGCCGAACTCGACGCCCAGGGCCGGGCGGAGTACTCCTTCCACGCCCGGGGAACCGCCGACTGGCAGTGGACGGCGGACGAGCTCGCCGTGACGGACCTCGCCACGACGGCCTGCCTGCACTCGGGCTCCCTGGCCCTGGTGCGCGACCCCGGCGGCCCGGTCGTGGAGGACTTCCTCGCCCGCGCCTCCGCCACCGCCACGATCTCCCTCGACCCGAACGTCCGGCCGCTGCTCGTGGCACCCGAGGTCTACCGCGCCCGCCTGCCGCGCTGGTGCGCGCTCGCGGACATCCTCCGGCTCAGCGAGGACGACCTGGGGCTGCTGCTGCCCGGGTGCACCATCGAGCGGGCCTGCGACGTCTGGCACGCGGCGGGCGTCCCGCTGGTCGTGGTCACCCGCGGCAAGCACGGCGCGGTCGCCTCGCTGCACGGCGAGCGGATCGTCGTGCCGGCGCCGCCGGCCGACGTCGTCGACACCGTCGGCGCGGGCGACTCGTTCACGGCGGGGCTCCTGCACCACCTCGGCGCCCGGGGCCTCCTCGGTGGACGGCTGACCGGCCTGAGGGTCGACGACGTCTTCGACGCCTGCGTCTTCGCCGCCCACGTGGCGGCGCTGACCTGCGGCGCCGTCGGGCCGAACCCGCCGTGGGCCGAGGAGTTGCGCCTGCCGGCGCCCATGGCCGGACGTGCCGCCCGCTGA
- a CDS encoding GH32 C-terminal domain-containing protein: MSRAPARRRGPLRLVAAAAATCALTVTSAAPPASAEDSRPYTETYRPQFHFSPAKNWMNDPNGLVWFKGEYHLFYQYNPSGDTWGNMSWGHAVSKDLVHWRELPLALPHDDEEMVFSGSAVVDHGNTTGFGTPENPAMVAVYTSHSKDDGKQAQSLAYSTDRGRTWTRYSGNPVLDIGSKEFRDPKVQWYAPTRSWLMTVSLSTEHKVRFYSSKDLKTWTHLSDFGPRNAVGGVWECPDLFPLPVDGDPGRTKWVLVVNLNPGGIAGGSAAQYFVGDFDGTRFTPDDDGSYTPPPGVVVQDFEGSGYGTWGTTGTAFGDGPVPAPAPGTSGTSGAEGRGLADSFHTGDHETGTLTSPPFTVTSPYLNFKVGGGRHPHVPGAVPGDAPAPPGEVLADFEQDGYGSWTATGTAFGDGPAAGTLPGQHPVSGHEGSGLVNTFLGGDATTGTLTSPDFTITARHLNLLVGGGNHPSGADAPTAVRLVVDGRIVRSATGTDSEELNWVSWDLGDLAGRTARVEVVDENTGGWGHILLDQVMLSDTPARPRSTETAVNLLVDGKVVASATGADSGTLDWASFDLRAHQGEQAVLQIVDMNRAGWGHVMADHFVAADRPATSAVQRADWVDHGKDYYAAVSWEDAPDGKRRMIGWMNNWQYGNAVPTSPWRGAQSVPREMALRTVNGRIRLTQRPVPAVESLHGPSVGVRDLGIAEGSVPLAGGRADGAALDIRATFTLADAERFGFTVRTGEGQETVIGYDQETGELYVDRRRSGAVDFHGDFPGVQRAPLTASNGKIELRILIDWSSVEVFGGEGEAVITDQIFPSPDSDGIRLFAEGGTARLDSARVWQMRSYRD, encoded by the coding sequence ATGAGCCGAGCCCCCGCACGCCGTCGTGGACCGCTGCGCCTCGTCGCCGCCGCCGCCGCGACCTGCGCGCTCACCGTCACCTCCGCCGCCCCGCCGGCGTCGGCGGAGGACAGCCGGCCGTACACGGAGACGTACCGGCCCCAGTTCCACTTCAGCCCCGCGAAGAACTGGATGAACGACCCCAACGGACTCGTCTGGTTCAAGGGCGAGTACCACCTCTTCTACCAGTACAACCCGAGCGGCGACACCTGGGGGAACATGTCCTGGGGCCACGCCGTCAGCAAGGACCTGGTGCACTGGCGGGAACTCCCCCTCGCCCTCCCGCACGACGACGAGGAGATGGTCTTCTCCGGCAGCGCCGTCGTCGACCACGGCAACACCACGGGATTCGGGACCCCGGAGAACCCGGCGATGGTGGCCGTCTACACCAGCCACTCCAAGGACGACGGCAAGCAGGCCCAGTCCCTGGCGTACAGCACCGACCGCGGCCGCACCTGGACCAGGTACTCCGGCAACCCCGTGCTCGACATCGGCTCGAAGGAGTTCCGCGACCCCAAGGTCCAGTGGTACGCGCCCACCAGGAGCTGGCTGATGACGGTCTCGCTCTCGACCGAGCACAAGGTCCGGTTCTACTCCTCCAAGGACCTCAAGACCTGGACCCACCTGAGCGACTTCGGCCCGCGGAACGCGGTGGGGGGTGTCTGGGAGTGCCCGGACCTCTTCCCCCTGCCCGTCGACGGCGACCCCGGACGTACCAAGTGGGTGCTCGTCGTCAACCTCAACCCCGGGGGAATCGCGGGGGGTTCGGCCGCCCAGTATTTCGTGGGCGACTTCGACGGCACACGGTTCACGCCCGACGACGACGGCTCCTACACCCCGCCGCCCGGCGTGGTGGTGCAGGACTTCGAGGGGTCCGGCTACGGCACCTGGGGAACGACCGGCACCGCCTTCGGCGACGGGCCCGTTCCCGCGCCCGCGCCCGGGACGTCGGGGACGAGCGGCGCCGAAGGCAGGGGACTGGCCGACAGTTTCCACACCGGCGACCACGAGACCGGCACGCTCACCTCACCGCCGTTCACCGTCACCAGCCCTTACCTCAACTTCAAGGTGGGCGGCGGCCGCCACCCGCACGTCCCCGGTGCCGTCCCGGGCGACGCGCCCGCACCGCCGGGAGAGGTCCTCGCCGACTTCGAGCAGGACGGCTACGGCTCCTGGACGGCCACCGGCACCGCCTTCGGCGACGGGCCCGCGGCCGGCACCCTCCCCGGGCAGCACCCGGTGTCCGGACACGAGGGCTCCGGCCTCGTGAACACCTTCCTGGGCGGCGACGCCACCACCGGCACCCTCACCTCCCCCGACTTCACGATCACCGCGAGGCACCTCAACCTCCTCGTCGGCGGCGGCAACCACCCCTCCGGGGCCGACGCGCCCACGGCCGTCCGGCTCGTCGTCGACGGCAGGATCGTCCGGAGCGCCACCGGCACCGACTCGGAAGAGCTCAACTGGGTCTCCTGGGACCTCGGCGACCTCGCGGGCCGCACCGCGCGCGTCGAGGTCGTCGACGAGAACACCGGCGGCTGGGGCCACATCCTGCTCGACCAGGTGATGCTGTCGGACACCCCGGCACGGCCCCGCTCGACGGAGACCGCGGTCAACCTCCTCGTCGACGGGAAGGTCGTCGCCAGCGCGACCGGCGCGGACAGCGGAACCCTGGACTGGGCCTCCTTCGACCTCCGCGCCCACCAGGGCGAGCAGGCCGTCCTCCAGATCGTCGACATGAACAGGGCCGGCTGGGGCCATGTGATGGCCGACCACTTCGTCGCCGCCGACCGGCCGGCCACCTCGGCCGTCCAGCGGGCCGACTGGGTCGACCACGGCAAGGACTACTACGCCGCCGTCTCCTGGGAGGACGCCCCGGACGGCAAGCGCCGCATGATCGGCTGGATGAACAACTGGCAGTACGGCAACGCCGTCCCGACCTCCCCCTGGCGCGGCGCGCAGAGCGTCCCGCGCGAGATGGCGCTGCGCACCGTGAACGGCCGGATCCGGCTCACGCAGCGGCCCGTGCCCGCCGTGGAGTCGCTCCACGGCCCGTCCGTCGGGGTGCGCGACCTCGGGATCGCGGAGGGCTCCGTGCCGCTGGCCGGCGGCCGGGCCGACGGCGCGGCGCTCGACATCCGGGCCACGTTCACCCTCGCCGACGCCGAGCGCTTCGGGTTCACGGTGCGGACGGGCGAGGGGCAGGAGACCGTCATCGGTTACGACCAGGAGACCGGGGAGCTGTACGTGGACCGGAGGCGTTCGGGCGCGGTCGACTTCCACGGCGACTTCCCCGGCGTCCAGCGCGCACCGCTGACGGCCAGCAACGGCAAGATCGAGCTCAGGATCCTGATCGACTGGTCGTCCGTCGAGGTGTTCGGCGGCGAGGGCGAAGCCGTGATCACGGACCAGATCTTCCCCAGCCCCGACAGCGACGGCATCCGGCTCTTCGCCGAAGGCGGCACCGCCCGCCTGGACAGCGCCAGGGTGTGGCAGATGCGGTCGTACCGCGACTGA
- a CDS encoding sugar ABC transporter substrate-binding protein, producing MLRRNRTLRASAGLTALAAVSALTLTACGAGAQGGSGGGTKVGLITKTDTNPFFVKMKEGAERAAKENGVELVSAAGKFDGDNAGQVTAIENMVNSGVKGILITPNDSKAIVPALEKARAKGVLVIALDSPTQPQDATDALFATDNVKAGELIGRYAKAAMAGRQAKIATLDLAPGVAVGAQRHQGFLKGFGIAEGDPSVVCMQDTGGDQAKGQTAMENCLQKAPDVNVVYTINEPAALGAHTALKAKGLDKKVLVVSVDGGCTGTKAVKEGKIAATSQQYPLQMASRGVKAVADFAKGGTKASGYTDTGVTLITDAAQPGVEAEDTAYGLEKCWG from the coding sequence ATGCTTCGCAGAAACCGCACCCTCCGCGCCTCCGCCGGCCTCACCGCCCTCGCCGCCGTCTCGGCGCTGACCCTGACGGCCTGCGGCGCCGGCGCGCAGGGCGGCTCCGGCGGCGGGACCAAGGTCGGGCTGATCACCAAGACCGACACCAATCCGTTCTTCGTGAAGATGAAGGAGGGCGCCGAGCGGGCCGCGAAGGAGAACGGCGTCGAACTGGTCAGCGCCGCCGGGAAGTTCGACGGCGACAACGCGGGCCAGGTCACCGCGATCGAGAACATGGTCAACTCCGGGGTGAAGGGCATCCTCATCACGCCCAACGACTCCAAGGCGATCGTCCCCGCCCTGGAGAAGGCGCGCGCCAAGGGCGTCCTGGTCATCGCGCTCGACAGCCCGACCCAGCCGCAGGACGCCACCGACGCCCTCTTCGCCACCGACAACGTCAAGGCGGGCGAGCTCATCGGCCGGTACGCCAAGGCCGCCATGGCCGGCAGGCAGGCGAAGATCGCCACCCTGGACCTCGCGCCCGGCGTCGCGGTCGGCGCGCAGCGCCACCAGGGCTTCCTCAAGGGCTTCGGCATCGCGGAGGGCGACCCCTCGGTCGTGTGCATGCAGGACACCGGCGGCGACCAGGCCAAGGGACAGACGGCGATGGAGAACTGCCTCCAGAAGGCCCCGGACGTCAACGTGGTCTACACGATCAACGAGCCGGCCGCCCTGGGCGCCCACACCGCGCTGAAGGCGAAGGGCCTGGACAAGAAGGTGCTGGTCGTCTCCGTGGACGGCGGCTGCACCGGCACGAAGGCCGTCAAGGAGGGCAAGATCGCGGCGACCTCGCAGCAGTACCCGCTCCAGATGGCCTCCCGGGGCGTCAAGGCGGTCGCCGACTTCGCCAAGGGCGGCACGAAGGCGTCCGGCTACACCGACACCGGCGTCACGCTCATCACCGACGCGGCCCAGCCGGGCGTCGAGGCCGAGGACACCGCGTACGGCCTGGAGAAGTGCTGGGGCTGA
- a CDS encoding VOC family protein: MSTIKKIQVTIDCADPMRLAAFWCEVLGYVVPPVPEGFATWEEYDRSLPAEEKVVYFGCSDPSGVGPRVLFQRVPEGKVVKNRVHIDVRAGLGLVGDERLSTLEAECARLVALGATHVRTMLADGENESCIVMQDPEGNEFCLD, translated from the coding sequence ATGTCAACGATCAAGAAGATCCAGGTGACCATCGACTGCGCGGACCCCATGCGCCTCGCGGCGTTCTGGTGCGAGGTCCTCGGGTACGTCGTGCCTCCGGTCCCGGAGGGCTTCGCCACCTGGGAGGAGTACGACCGCTCGCTGCCGGCCGAGGAGAAGGTCGTCTACTTCGGGTGCAGCGATCCGTCGGGCGTCGGGCCCCGCGTGCTCTTCCAGCGGGTTCCCGAGGGCAAGGTGGTCAAGAACCGCGTGCACATCGACGTCCGGGCCGGCCTCGGACTCGTGGGGGACGAGCGCCTGTCCACGCTCGAGGCCGAATGCGCACGGCTCGTCGCGCTCGGCGCGACGCATGTGCGGACGATGCTTGCCGACGGAGAGAACGAGTCCTGCATCGTGATGCAGGACCCCGAGGGCAACGAGTTCTGCCTCGACTGA
- a CDS encoding NAD-binding protein, with amino-acid sequence MVVCGDDGLARRLAIELREVYRQRVVLVAPAAEAEEQAADPSAAGHDSLSGGVVLPVRVETAAAPTPAVLQRARVDRAAALALMYEDDETNLRAALAARRLSPGIRLVVRMYNRKLGQHLEELLDQAALVALPGADRAVLDASTTVLSDADTAAPALVATAIADTNKVVQADGLLLRASERPVPGRGEVPDPGLCTLALLSSTASEPAGFEGSDAGSAPGPELLPDDRAVLGGAARGTVVLEAVRHAGPALPARRLARRGAPLGEVFSSRLRWALAGIVAAVVTLTVTSTALTDADPLHAAYLTLLDLFSINDPAVDEPTTRQVLQLLSGLVGLALLPLLVAGALEALGTFRTAGSLRRPPRGLSDHIVLLGLGKIGTRVLARLRELDIPVVCVEQDPDARGIALARDLGVPVVLGDVTEDGVLDAARVHRAAALLALTSSDTTNLEATLAARALKDDLRVALRLYDDDFAAAVYRTLRSAHPQAVTRSRSVSHLAAPAFAGAMMGRQILGAISVERKVLLFAALPVAGHPPFEGRTVSEAFRPGSWRVLALDTARPEARHPDLAHTGRDEQPSLLWDLHPGHVLHPHDRVVIAATRRGLAELLGPAPHGHAVADGSR; translated from the coding sequence ATGGTGGTGTGCGGCGACGACGGGCTCGCCCGCCGGCTCGCCATCGAACTGCGGGAGGTCTACCGCCAGCGCGTCGTCCTCGTCGCGCCCGCCGCCGAGGCCGAGGAGCAGGCGGCGGATCCGAGCGCGGCCGGCCACGACAGCCTGAGCGGGGGCGTGGTCCTGCCCGTCCGGGTGGAGACCGCGGCGGCGCCCACCCCCGCGGTGCTGCAGCGCGCGCGGGTGGACCGGGCCGCCGCGCTGGCGCTGATGTACGAGGACGACGAGACGAACCTGCGGGCCGCGCTCGCCGCCCGCCGGCTCAGCCCCGGGATCAGGCTCGTGGTCCGCATGTACAACCGCAAGCTCGGCCAGCACCTGGAGGAACTGCTCGACCAGGCGGCCCTGGTGGCGCTGCCGGGGGCGGACCGTGCGGTCCTGGACGCCTCCACGACGGTGCTGTCCGACGCGGACACCGCCGCGCCGGCGCTGGTGGCCACCGCGATCGCCGACACCAACAAGGTCGTCCAGGCCGACGGGCTGCTGCTGCGGGCCTCCGAACGGCCGGTTCCCGGCCGGGGCGAGGTGCCGGATCCGGGCCTGTGCACCCTGGCCCTGCTGTCGTCCACGGCCTCCGAACCTGCGGGCTTCGAGGGCTCGGACGCGGGATCGGCGCCCGGCCCCGAACTGCTGCCCGACGACCGCGCCGTCCTCGGCGGCGCGGCGCGCGGCACCGTGGTCCTGGAGGCGGTCCGGCACGCGGGACCCGCGCTGCCCGCCCGGCGGCTGGCCCGGCGGGGCGCCCCGCTCGGGGAGGTGTTCTCCAGCCGGCTGCGGTGGGCGCTCGCCGGCATCGTCGCCGCCGTGGTCACCCTCACCGTCACCTCGACGGCGCTCACCGACGCGGATCCGCTGCACGCCGCGTACCTGACCCTGCTGGACCTGTTCTCGATCAACGACCCCGCGGTGGACGAGCCGACCACCCGTCAGGTCCTGCAGCTCCTGTCCGGGCTGGTGGGTCTTGCCCTGCTGCCGCTGCTGGTGGCCGGCGCCCTGGAGGCCCTCGGTACGTTCCGTACCGCCGGATCCCTCCGACGGCCGCCCCGGGGGCTCTCCGACCACATCGTGCTGCTGGGCCTCGGCAAGATCGGCACCCGCGTGCTTGCCCGGCTGCGCGAGCTCGACATCCCGGTCGTCTGCGTCGAACAGGACCCGGACGCCCGCGGTATCGCGCTCGCCCGCGACCTGGGCGTGCCCGTCGTCCTCGGCGACGTCACCGAGGACGGCGTCCTGGACGCGGCCCGTGTCCACCGCGCCGCCGCGCTGCTGGCCCTGACCAGTTCCGACACCACCAACCTGGAGGCCACCCTCGCCGCCCGGGCGCTCAAGGACGATCTGCGGGTCGCGCTCCGCCTGTACGACGACGACTTCGCCGCCGCCGTCTACCGCACCCTGCGCTCCGCCCATCCGCAGGCGGTCACCCGCAGCCGCAGCGTCTCCCACCTGGCCGCCCCCGCCTTCGCCGGCGCCATGATGGGGCGTCAGATCCTCGGCGCGATCTCCGTCGAGCGCAAGGTCCTGCTCTTCGCCGCCCTCCCGGTCGCCGGCCACCCCCCGTTCGAGGGCCGCACCGTGTCCGAGGCCTTCCGCCCCGGCTCCTGGCGCGTCCTGGCCCTCGACACCGCGCGCCCGGAGGCCCGCCATCCCGACCTCGCCCACACGGGCCGCGACGAACAGCCCTCGCTCCTGTGGGACCTCCACCCCGGGCACGTGCTGCACCCGCACGACCGCGTCGTCATCGCGGCCACCCGCCGCGGGCTCGCCGAACTCCTCGGCCCCGCCCCGCACGGCCACGCGGTGGCCGACGGCTCCCGATAG